A part of Paroedura picta isolate Pp20150507F chromosome 7, Ppicta_v3.0, whole genome shotgun sequence genomic DNA contains:
- the LOC143842393 gene encoding uncharacterized protein LOC143842393 has product MSMLKRLAHLIEIQTQDYKVFLDGLIKNISKEIQDGKEEVFNRNDGLITVTDDSFKQGGKPTAEEKSEIHIFKEIQDAKEDVFNRNNGSITVADDSSKQGGKPTVEEKSEILETENGMPEFCSPDKDTLFKKTYSHLKATVYKNQSKEIWICSESNRFKGSLWGKNCIDTGVQEVQRPQDLSMHTLRERVQLHFLRQRPMGQNIILRERQDVASLEMRPP; this is encoded by the coding sequence atgtctatgttaaaaagattggctcatctaatagagatacaaacccaagattacaaagtattcttagatggattgatcaaaaatatctccaaggagatccaagatggcaaggaagaagtcttcaataggaatgatggattaataacagtgactgatgacagctttaaacaaggtggaaaaccaacagcagaagagaaatctgaaattcatatcttcaaggagatccaagatgccaaggaagacgtctttaacaggaataatggatcaataacagtggctgatgacagctctaaacaaggtggaaaaccaacagtagaagagaaatctgaaattctggagacggaaaatgggatgccggagttctgcagcccagataaggacaccctttttaaaaagacatacagccatctcaaagcaacagtgtacaaaaatcaatcaaaagaaatatggatctgcagtgaaagtaaccgatttaaaggatctctctggggaaaaaattgtattgatactggagtccaggaggtgcaacggcctcaagatttatcgatgcatactctgcgggaaagagtacaactgcactttctacgccaaaggccaatgggacagaatataattttacgggaacgacaagatgtagcaagcctcgagatgagacccccttaa